The proteins below are encoded in one region of Casimicrobium huifangae:
- a CDS encoding DUF3999 family protein, with product MRDVTPAGGHVQRCLLTLLALGATCVPIATAQTAQDFSVRATATVPAGTTIARVALPAATIAALRTPDGGDLRVFNAAGQLLPYALINAATQPQTRPDTAGQRLLVLPIHSGSSDATATAGNAPTLRIIEGPQRRVIEYSAADAPGKAKAPPAAAEVRGWLFDTRSIDSELRAVELEATLPAATIVKVSLAASSDLKSWRNLASDVPVFEFPSADASAGAGPVNRRINLPAGTRLKDQYLRLTWSGAGAGALPVTALRAIGSGDVAPVPPVVLDLGPPASTSEDAAQWTLPSALRAQGLRLSTNATNALMPVRISTRARAGEPWRVVATSVVYRLAGADGVANVNPSQPLPYALEREVRVEAQPGYKLSGVPLILALEYPPLQALFVATGQGPFTVASGKAGLASAALPVATVMPGYKVADEFALSVLQAQPEPGSVAATGRPAGAGAPGGNAMTTDWLNRTTLLWGVLVLAVLVLGGLALSLLRSPTKR from the coding sequence ATGCGTGATGTCACTCCTGCAGGCGGACACGTGCAGCGCTGCCTGCTCACACTGTTGGCACTCGGCGCCACCTGCGTGCCCATCGCAACTGCGCAGACCGCACAGGACTTCTCAGTGCGCGCCACCGCGACAGTCCCAGCCGGCACCACCATCGCGCGCGTGGCGCTGCCGGCTGCCACCATCGCCGCACTGCGTACCCCCGATGGCGGCGACCTTCGAGTCTTCAATGCTGCCGGGCAATTGCTTCCCTATGCTCTGATCAATGCCGCAACGCAGCCACAAACTCGGCCGGACACCGCCGGCCAGCGTCTGCTGGTACTGCCGATCCACAGCGGGAGCAGCGACGCGACCGCCACTGCCGGCAACGCGCCGACACTGCGCATCATCGAAGGACCGCAGCGCCGTGTCATCGAATATTCGGCGGCGGACGCACCCGGTAAAGCAAAAGCACCGCCAGCTGCGGCGGAAGTTCGTGGCTGGCTGTTCGACACCCGCAGCATCGACAGTGAACTTCGTGCGGTCGAGCTGGAAGCCACGCTGCCCGCCGCCACCATCGTCAAGGTGTCGCTGGCGGCCAGTAGCGATCTGAAGTCGTGGCGCAACCTGGCCAGCGATGTGCCGGTGTTCGAGTTTCCGTCCGCTGACGCCAGCGCAGGCGCCGGGCCGGTGAATCGTCGAATCAATCTGCCAGCGGGCACACGACTGAAGGATCAGTATCTGCGTCTCACCTGGTCGGGCGCTGGCGCCGGGGCCCTGCCTGTCACGGCGCTGCGGGCGATCGGCTCGGGCGATGTGGCCCCGGTACCGCCGGTGGTGCTTGATCTCGGCCCGCCTGCATCCACCAGCGAAGACGCGGCGCAGTGGACGCTGCCGTCGGCATTGCGCGCACAGGGCCTGCGCCTGTCCACCAACGCGACCAACGCATTGATGCCGGTACGGATCAGCACCCGGGCCCGTGCAGGCGAACCGTGGCGGGTGGTCGCGACCAGTGTTGTTTACCGGCTGGCTGGCGCCGACGGCGTTGCCAACGTCAACCCGTCGCAGCCACTGCCCTACGCGCTCGAACGGGAAGTGCGGGTCGAGGCGCAGCCAGGCTACAAGCTGAGCGGCGTGCCACTAATACTGGCGTTGGAATACCCACCGTTGCAAGCGCTGTTCGTCGCCACCGGGCAGGGGCCGTTCACCGTCGCAAGCGGCAAAGCGGGGCTGGCATCCGCCGCGCTGCCGGTGGCCACCGTGATGCCGGGTTACAAGGTTGCCGATGAGTTTGCGCTGTCGGTGCTGCAGGCGCAGCCGGAGCCCGGCTCGGTAGCGGCCACGGGTCGGCCTGCTGGCGCGGGCGCGCCGGGCGGGAACGCCATGACGACGGATTGGCTGAACCGCACCACCCTGCTGTGGGGCGTTCTGGTGCTGGCGGTGCTGGTGCTGGGTGGGCTCGCACTTAGCCTGCTGCGTTCGCCGACCAAGCGCTGA